The nucleotide sequence TTGGGCAGCGATACCTAATATTACAGTTGCAACCCCGGCAGAAGCTAATAATGATACTCCTAATTTTTCTAAAGATCTAAACTGAGAGAGCACTATCGATGCGCCAACAATTATGATTACAAACGTTGCCACTCTTCTGGCAACAGAAATATAGGTTAACATTCTTCTGGCGTCACTATTTTCTTCGAGAGTAGTATCTCCAATTTTATTTTCAGCTACATTCAGCATAAAATAGTCGATCATTCGCATAAAGAACCATGTAATAGAACTTATTACTATAACTAATAACAAGGCATATAAACTACTGGCAAATGCACCCGCGAATGAAATAAGATGATTAAGCAATAAGTAAAATGTAAGCACGCCTACGGCTAAACCTGCGGGAGCTGATAATCTTGTAGCAATATCTCTAATCCAGCTTTTATTTGATTTGGCAAGTACTTTTTTAAGTGCGTAAGCAGTCAATTTGCCTAAGAAATAACAGATGATGGCGATGATTAGCGTACTTACAAATTTCCATACAGGAATATTTAGAAATTTAATCCGTGCCCATTCTGGCATTATACGATCTAATTTTCTAGGTCCAAATTCGGCATAAATGGCATCAATATTTTCAACTGTATTTTGGGATATCAACCAGAAAGCTCCGTAATCTTTGTATTTTACTCGCTGAACTCGCATGATGATATCTCTACCTTTCAACTCTACTTCTCCAAAAACAATACTTCTTCTTGGTTTTCCTGCTACAGCTTGATTGGTGGTCGTTTGAATATCAATTTGCCCATCTGGTCGATCTGGTAAGTCACCCCAGCGAACATTCACGCGCTGATTGATGACAAAATAAAGTTTTTCAGCTAAAGTTGCTGCTTGCTCTTTTGTCGTATTATCCGGTAATAGGTTTAAATTTAAGGCATAGGCTGCATCTTCATAATTTTCATTCCGACATTGAATAATAAAGTGTTCTAAGGCAGCTTGTGGCGTTTGAAGGTTGAATTTGCTAGGGGCAAGTCCTGTAATATTATTTAGTCTATCTAAAACATAATAGGCTTCATTATACTCTTTGATAGAATTAGATCCAAAATTGCCATTTTTGGGAATCGTTTTTTCACTACTGGGTAACGAAATAGGATCTTTCTTTATTTTTGCAGAATCTTTTGCAGAATCTTGTTGAGCGTTGCTTATGCTACTATTCAACAAAAATAATACTATAAAAATCTTTGAAATAGAGAGTTTTCTTGCCATAAACGACAAGTTACATTCATTTCATAACAGATTTTATTAGCGTTTTGTTAAAATAAAAAGAGCAGCCAATTGGCTGCTCTTTTTATTTTGATCAAGAGGTAGTTTAAAAGCAATACTTATTTTCTGCGATTAATTTATCGGCAATCTGAGTTCTCAGTTTCACAACATTCGGGAAGTTGTCGTATTTCGTGAAACGTTTTAATCCCATTAACATCATTCGTAATTCGTCACCTTCGGCAAAAGAAATAATTCCTTCTTTGGCTTTTGCGTTGATTTTTTCAGCAGCATTATAAAGGTAAAGCTGAGCCATTGCGATTTGTTCTTTCTGACTTTCTTCACCAGAACGCTTGGCGTTCTTTTCGGTTCTTAAGATAGCCGATTCTGCCATATAAACTTCAATCAAAATATCTGAAGCTGCTAATAGTAATTGCTGATGTTCTTCCAGTTGAGGTCCGAATTTCTGAACGGCACTTCCGGCCACCATTAAAAACACTTTTTTCAGCTTTTTGATCATTTCTTTTTCTTCCGCAAATAATTCAGAATAATCTGGTTTATCGAAAGACGGAATTCCCATTAATTCTTCTCCAACTGCTTGTGCTGGTCCTAAAAGATCTACGTGACCTTTCATCGCTTTTTTTACGAGCATACCTACAGAAAGCATTCGGTTAATTTCATTGGTTCCTTCATAGATTCTAGAAATACGAGCATCTCTCCAAGCAGCTTCCATTGGCGTATCGGCAGAGAATCCCATTCCTCCAAAAACCTGAATTCCTTCATCTGAACAATTCTGAATATCTTCTGAACACGCTACTTTTAAAATAGAACATTCTATAGCATATTCTTCCACTCCTTTTAATTCAGCTTCAGAATGAGAATTGCCACTTTCTAAACGAAGGTTAATTCGATCTTCAATATTTTTAGCTGCTCTATATGAAGCCGATTCGCCCACGTAAGCAGAAGTTGCCATTTCGGCTAGTTTTTGTTTAATCGCTCCAAATTGTGCAATGGGCGTTTTAAACTGAACTCTATCATTAGCATATTTTACCGCGTTGTTCGTTACGCGACGTTGCGCATCTAAACACGCTGCAGCCAATTTAACACGACCTACATTTAAGGCATTCATTGCGATCTTGAAACCTTCGCCACGGCCTGCTAGCATATTTTCTACCGGAACTTTGGTTTCGTTAAAGAAAACCTGACGGGTAGAAGAGGAGTGAATTCCTAATTTCTTTTCTTCTTCTCCAAAGGAGATTCCGTTGTCAGTATCATTTTCTACAATAAATCCGGTGATGTTTTTATCATCTTCAATTCGTGTAAAAACAATAAAAACATTCGCAAAACCGGCGTTAGAAATCCACATTTTTTGTCCGCTAATGCTGTAATGTTTTCCATCTTCAGAAAGTACGGCTTTGGTTTTTCCTGAATTGGCATCGCTACCAGCTCCGGGTTCTGTTAAACAATAGGCCCCAAACCATTCTCCGGTCGCTAATTTAGGCACATATTTTTTCTTTTGTTCTTCAGTTCCGTAAAGGGTGATTGGCATTGTACCAATCCCAGTATGGGCTCCAAAAGCAGTGGCGATCGATCCGGTAGCTCCAGAAATATAATCACAAACCAACATTGTAGAAACGAATCCCATCCCGAGTCCGTCGTACTCTTCCGGAACGGAAACACCTAGAAAACCAAGTTCTCCGGCTTTTTGCATTACCTCTTCGGTGAGTTTATAATCTTTCTTTTCGAAACGTTCTCTATGCGGAATAATTTCACGTTCAACAAATTCTTTTACAGAATCACGCATCATCTTTTGCTCCTCATTAAAATCTTCAGGAGTAAAAACGTCTTCACATTTGGTTTCTTTTACTAAGAATTGACCA is from Zunongwangia endophytica and encodes:
- a CDS encoding mechanosensitive ion channel family protein, whose amino-acid sequence is MARKLSISKIFIVLFLLNSSISNAQQDSAKDSAKIKKDPISLPSSEKTIPKNGNFGSNSIKEYNEAYYVLDRLNNITGLAPSKFNLQTPQAALEHFIIQCRNENYEDAAYALNLNLLPDNTTKEQAATLAEKLYFVINQRVNVRWGDLPDRPDGQIDIQTTTNQAVAGKPRRSIVFGEVELKGRDIIMRVQRVKYKDYGAFWLISQNTVENIDAIYAEFGPRKLDRIMPEWARIKFLNIPVWKFVSTLIIAIICYFLGKLTAYALKKVLAKSNKSWIRDIATRLSAPAGLAVGVLTFYLLLNHLISFAGAFASSLYALLLVIVISSITWFFMRMIDYFMLNVAENKIGDTTLEENSDARRMLTYISVARRVATFVIIIVGASIVLSQFRSLEKLGVSLLASAGVATVILGIAAQSTLGNIIAGIQIAITKPARIGDTVIIEDNWGYVEDIRFTYMIVRTWDWRRIVVPLKYVISNTFENWSITAANQIRPITLYADYRIDVNKIREKFKELLEASDDWDEKKPPVVQVSEVTETAIKIRCLCSSKDAYTTWDLHCSLREDLVRFIADLEDGEHLATSRIRIQEFPHKNK
- a CDS encoding acyl-CoA dehydrogenase family protein, whose translation is MSDTTEQKDILRGGQFLVKETKCEDVFTPEDFNEEQKMMRDSVKEFVEREIIPHRERFEKKDYKLTEEVMQKAGELGFLGVSVPEEYDGLGMGFVSTMLVCDYISGATGSIATAFGAHTGIGTMPITLYGTEEQKKKYVPKLATGEWFGAYCLTEPGAGSDANSGKTKAVLSEDGKHYSISGQKMWISNAGFANVFIVFTRIEDDKNITGFIVENDTDNGISFGEEEKKLGIHSSSTRQVFFNETKVPVENMLAGRGEGFKIAMNALNVGRVKLAAACLDAQRRVTNNAVKYANDRVQFKTPIAQFGAIKQKLAEMATSAYVGESASYRAAKNIEDRINLRLESGNSHSEAELKGVEEYAIECSILKVACSEDIQNCSDEGIQVFGGMGFSADTPMEAAWRDARISRIYEGTNEINRMLSVGMLVKKAMKGHVDLLGPAQAVGEELMGIPSFDKPDYSELFAEEKEMIKKLKKVFLMVAGSAVQKFGPQLEEHQQLLLAASDILIEVYMAESAILRTEKNAKRSGEESQKEQIAMAQLYLYNAAEKINAKAKEGIISFAEGDELRMMLMGLKRFTKYDNFPNVVKLRTQIADKLIAENKYCF